In one window of Arachis ipaensis cultivar K30076 chromosome B06, Araip1.1, whole genome shotgun sequence DNA:
- the LOC107646734 gene encoding uncharacterized protein LOC107646734, which yields MDQEKVKAIKEWEPPNKECQKAFDKLKAAITEGPVLALPDYSKVFEVHTDASDYAIGGVLMQEGHPIAFESRKLNDTERRYPVQEKEMTTVPGKTNVVVDALSHKAELAAISMVEGDILHTIKEGLHHDPLDKKLVKLAREEEVTRLFFKNVVKCWGLPKSIISDLDPRFTGRLWIELFKLLGSELHFSTSFHPQTDGQTERVNILLEYYLRHFVSANQKDWTKLLDIAQFSYNLQRSESTGKSPFEIVTGQQPLTLHSLSSSYSGKSPGAYHMINSWEEQADVSRSYLDKVAKRMKKWGLIRKYEGPFEIIGRVGEVAYKVQLPPSMKIHPVFHVSMLKPYHEEQDESSKGDSSRAPLVVIRSFDKEIEETLANRVVRQRGVPPSIQYLIKWEGLPITEASWKARENLWQFQEHLERYHEQNAMRTSAH from the exons ATGGATCAAGAAAAGGTGAAAGCTATCAAAGAGTGGGAGCCGCCAAACAAG gagtgtcaaaaagcCTTTGATAAGTTAAAGGCTGCTATCACAGAAGGACCAGTACTAGCACTGCCTGACTACTCAAAAGTGTTTGAAGTCCACACTGATGCTTCTGACTACGCTATTGGAGGGGTTCTGATGCAAGAAGGACATCCTATTGCCTTTGAGAGTCGCAAGTTGAATGATACAGAGAGGCGATACCCTGTCCAAGAGAAGGAGATGACTACGGTG CCTGGCAAGACTAATGTGGTAGTAGATGCGCTGAGCCATAAGGCTGAGTTAGCAGCCATTTCCATGGTCGAAGGAGATATTTTGCATACTATCAAGGAAGGGTTGCATCATGATCCATTAGACAAGAAATTGGTGAAATTGGCTAGAGAAG AGGAAGTAACACGActattcttcaagaatgtggTGAAGTGCTGGGGATTGCCTAAGAGTATCATTAGTGATCTAGATCCACGCTTCACAGGACGACTATGGATAGAGTTGTTCAAACTCCTTGGGTCGGAGCTTCATTTCTCAACAAGCTTCCATCCTCAAACCGATGGGCAAACTGAGAGAGTGAATATCTTACTCGAGTATTACTTGAGACATTTTGTAAGCGCTAATCAGAAGGATTGGACAAAACTTCTAGATATTGCTCAATTTTCATACAATCTGCAAAGGAGCGAGTCCACAGGAAAGAGTCCATTCGAGATTGTGACCGGACAACAGCCGCTTACACTAcactctctttcttcctcttactcaGGGAAGAGCCCTGGAGCTTATCATATGATTAATTCATGGGAAGAACAAGCAGATGTCTCTCGTTCTTACCTCGACAAAGTTgcaaagaggatgaagaaatgg GGCTTAATCCGCAAATACGAAGGGCCATTTGAGATCATTGGACGTGTTGGGGAGGTTGCTTACAAAGTACAACTCCCTCCCTCTATGAAGATCCACCCAGTCTTCCATGTGAGTATGCTTAAACCATATCATGAAGAGCAAGATGAATCGAGTAAAGGTGACTCGAGTCGTGCTCCACTTGTGGTAATTAGATCCTTTGATAAAGAAATTGAAGAGACCTTAGCTAATCGCGTTGTGCGACAAAGAGGAGTACCACCAAGTATCCAATACTTGATCAAGTGGGAAGGACTCCCGATAACCGAAGCTAGCTGGAAAGCTCGTGAAAATCTGTGGCAATTCCAAGAACACTTAGAGCGCTATCATGAACAAAACGCGATGAGGACGTCTGCGCATTAG